The Triticum dicoccoides isolate Atlit2015 ecotype Zavitan chromosome 6A, WEW_v2.0, whole genome shotgun sequence genome has a window encoding:
- the LOC119315353 gene encoding probable coatomer subunit beta', with the protein MCVRISRNTYPNLRALRNASHVGLTDAPHVKISEGDFGHILDDVPHLVDYYVPIWSIGSPDPNFTLDGHSKGVNRVDYFTGGDRPFFITGSDDQTAKRCVQTLERHAHNVSVVCFHLELPIIITGSEDGTVRLWHSTTYRLENTLHYGLERVWALGYMKGSRRIVIGYDLGKIMIKIGREVPVASMDNSEKILWAKHNEIQTVSIKTVGAGNEVLLLCHVKCAGLSVVSLAATSDLMLFSPIYRFLGICCKAWIDDLETALTGVVVAPGQLWSPPLAPTGRIPLPLASPLSTISCPPLGGAAVAAGAYAKPGDIAIDGRRRTVFVAFVHFREEDNSR; encoded by the exons ATGTGCGTGCGGATCTCCCGCAACACCTACCCCAACCTCCGCGCCCTCCGCAACGCCTCCCACGTCGGTCTCACCGACGCCCCACATGTCAAGATCTCCGAGGGCGACTTCGGACACATCCTTGACGACGTGCCCCACCTCGTTGACTACTACGTTCCG ATATGGAGTATTGGTTCTCCTGATCCTAACTTCACATTAGATGGCCACTCAAAAGGCGTGAACCGTGTTGATTACTTCACCGGTGGTGATCGACCATTTTTTATTACTGGATCTGATGATCAGACTGCAAAG AGATGTGTTCAAACACTTGAAAGACATGCACACAATGTGTCTGTTGTCTGTTTCCATCTAGAACTACCTATTATAATTACTGGCTCAGAGGATGGCACAGTTCGCTTGTGGCACTCTACAACCTAcag GCTTGAGAACACTCTTCATTATGGTCTTGAGCGAGTTTGGGCTTTAGGATACATGAAGGGGTCAAGAAG GATTGTGATTGGATATGATTTAGGGAAAATTATGATAAAAATTGGCCGTGAAGTTCCAGTTGCTAGCATGGACAACAGTGAAAAAATCCTATGGGCAAAACATAACGAAATCCAAACTGTTAGTATCAAGACTGTTGGTGCAGGCAATGAGGTTCTTCTTCTTTGCCATGTTAAATGTGCAGGATT GTCTGTCGTTAGTTTAGCTGCTACGTCGGATCTGATGCTGTTTTCGCCGATATATAG GTTTCTAGGTATCTGCTGCAAGGCTTGGATTGAC GATCTTGAGACGGCCCTCACGGGAGTGGTCGTCGCCCCCGGTCAACTATGGTCACCTCCGTTAGCACCCACCGGCAGGATccccctccccctcgcctccccctTATCCACCATTTCATGTCCACCACTGGGAGGAGCGGCGGTTGCCGCTGGCGCATATGCAAAGCCTGGAGACATCGCCATCGACGGGAGGAGAAGGACTGTCTTCGTCGCGTTTGTGCACTTCCGTGAAGAGGACAACTCGAGGTGA